A stretch of Nonomuraea africana DNA encodes these proteins:
- a CDS encoding helix-turn-helix domain-containing protein: MRRSAPWKQPGLPGPFDALLLDRLALRFTSPREPVVRYADLGALALLAEAPRDAADLLHLHHSTVARRLEQIGTSLGGCLTEPAGLVRARLALAAWRLLTG, encoded by the coding sequence ATGCGACGATCGGCGCCATGGAAGCAGCCAGGCCTGCCGGGCCCGTTCGACGCACTGCTGCTGGACCGGCTCGCCCTCCGCTTCACCAGCCCGCGCGAGCCGGTCGTCCGTTACGCGGACCTGGGGGCGCTGGCCCTGCTGGCGGAGGCGCCCCGCGACGCCGCCGACCTCCTGCACCTGCACCACAGCACCGTCGCCCGCCGGCTCGAACAGATCGGGACGAGCCTCGGCGGCTGCCTCACCGAACCGGCCGGGCTGGTGCGCGCCAGGCTCGCCCTCGCCGCGTGGCGACTGCTCACCGGCTGA